TGCCAACGGCGACCAACACACCGTTGCCAACGGCGACCAACACACCGTTGCCAACGGCGACCAACACACCGTTGCCAACGGCGACCAACACACCGTTGCCAACGGCGACCAACACACCGTTGCCAACCGCAACTAGTACTCCAGTACCAACCAGTACTCCCGTACCTGGCAACCAATGTGTCCCACAAGGGTTAGGCACTGCTGGCGATTTCAATGTCTTTACCTTTGGCAACATTACCCAAAGCAACACCGATATTGAAGGTCGGGCCGCTGCTGGTGGCAACATCAACTTCCAAAACTTTGGGGTTGGCGTGCGCTTGACCAACTCGAATGGTGCTCGCGATGACTTAGTTGCTGGTGGTTCGCTGACCTATACCAACGGCTCGGTTTACAACGGCAATGTGGTTTATGGCACGACTAAATCATTGAATGGCGTTAGTGTCTTGAATGGTACGGTTCGCCAAGACCAACCAATCAATTTTGCCAACGAGCAAAGCTTGCTGCGCAACCGCTCGCAAGCTTGGGGAGCGTTGAGCGCCAATGCGCCGACGGTTTATGAATATGGCGCAGTCAAGTTGACCGGAACTAACCCAACCTTGAATATTTTCACGGTTGATGGCGCTCAATTGAATAATGCTAATGGCTTGAACATCAACGTCCCAGCTAGCTCATCAGTCTTGATCAACATCACTGGCACGAACAATCGAATGCAAAACTTCGAAACCTTCTTGACCAATGTTGATCAAACCAAGATTGTCTACAACTTCTATCAAGCCACCAGCTTTAGCCTCTCAGGGATTGGCATCAAGGGTACAATCTTGGCTCCATTTGCTGATGTAAGTTTCAGCAATGGCCAAATCAACGGGACATTGATTGGTAACTCATTGATTGGTGGCGGCGAATCGCACCACTATCCATTCAATGGTTGTTTGCCAGCAATTCCAGCCAATAAATCGGTTGAACGCTAATTTCTAAAACCAAAAGCAAAGGCCTTGGGAATTTCCCAAGGCCTTTTGTTATTTAATCGTTCACATCACTGGCGATCGAGCGCATCAGTCGCCAATATTGTTTGATTGCCACCTTGCCATCTGAGGTCAGACGATAGCTGGTGCGAGGGCGACGCGCCACAAATTCTTTGGTAACTGAGATATAGCCTTCGGCCTCAAGTTTGCTCATGTGCGAGCCAAGATTGCCTTGGGTTAGCTCAAGTTCGTTCATTAGATACAGAAAATCTGCTTCATCAACGGTAGCAAGATAGCTCATCACTTGTAAGCGAACTGGTTCATGTACAAGCCGATTAAGTTGGGCGATGGTTTTGATGTGTTTATCCATCGGTTCCTCACTGTTTGCTGTAATTATTAGTTTTACAAGGATATAATTCTGCTACACAGAATTTTGGGCTAGGATAGCACTGGCTTTAAGCTATGTCAAGTCGCCATGGATAGAAATTCTCGCAATTCCATGGCTTCAGCATCACGGTTATAATCGCCATTATGACATAACGCACATAGATCGGAGATAGTTGATGTATAAGGTGTCATCTGCAAAACCCTCGCTCAATCTTCGTCATTATCCGCTGCGCGTCCTCATCGGTCTTGGCAGCAGAAGTGGTCTTGCTGGCGGCAGTTGCGGCGGCGTTATCTATGGCATTGCTGCAGGACTGTTATCGCTGCGCTATGAATCGCCAGCGACGCAGGAACCAGAGGCGCTGGTAGGGGTTGCCGCTGTGCGCGTTGATTCCAGGCTTGGTGGTTGGGGTCGGCTTAGGCTGGCTCTACGCTTGGCTGTTCTATCATCTCTGCCCATCGGTAACCAAACGCCGCCTTATGATAAGTGGGAGCCTCGGTGGTCTACTGTTCGGTATCGGGTTGTTTCTGCCACTGATCGGTGTGCTCGAGTTTTATGCAACGATCCCTGCATCATCGATAGGCGGGCTGAGTGGTGGAATCGTTACAGCCATGCTGTTTTGGCATCGAATTCAGACCCTTGCAGCGATACAAGCGGATTTCCCATCGATCAAGCTCTAAGGTAGTTAGGGATTAGGGTTCTGTAGTGCTCAGGCATATCTAAACAAGGTTACAACCGCCCCCTTGCTTGGCTAGCAAGGGGGCGATCATTCTAGATAGAGGATCAAACACTGCTTGGGTTAGGGTGTGACCACGCGCACCCCAATATGATGATCTTCGTAGGTTGGTAAATCTTCGAAGTGGCGATAGGCAGAGCGGGCGACAAAGGTATTGCTACCCCACCAACCGCCTTTTTCAACTTTACGAGTACCTTCCGCCGGACCCTGGGGATCATTCCGCACCCGATCTTCATAGTAGCCAATATCTAGCCAATCTTGAACCCATTCCATTGCATTGCCTGCCATATCATGCGCCCCAACCCAACTCACGCCAGCGGGATAGCTGCCAACCGCAACTAAGCCGGTACTATCTAGCACGTTGGCTTTGGCTGGATCAAAGCTATCGCCCCACGGATAGATTCGCGATTCAGGCCCACGGGCAGCATATTCCCACTCAGCTTCGGTTGGTAAGCGCCCTCCCCGCCAATGGCTATAGGCTTCGGCCTCGTACCACGTGATGCAAACGCGTGGAAAGTTTGGCTGTTGATCTGGACATTCAACTGGAATGTTACGCATTGATTTGCGCCAGCGCCAGCCGTTTGCCGACCAATACTGTTCCTGATCGTAGCCACCTGCATCAATAAATTTTTGGTAGTCGGCGTTCGAAACCTCATACTGGTCGATCCAATAGCCTTGGCTTAGACAGACTTCATGTTGAGGCTGTTCGCTAGCGAGTGCGCCACGCGCCCAGGCGGGCGGCATTTCGGTCACTGTCGCTGGGTCGGTACCCATCAGAAAGCAGCCAGCCGGAACCCAGACTTGGGCGACACCCGCCGCATCGATTCGAGTTGTGCCAGCCGCCATGGTTGGGGTAGCCGCTGGGGTCGCGGTTTGTTCCGCAGTTGGGGCGACGGTTACCGGAGTTTCATCCGACGACACCGCAGCCGAATTCTCACAAGCGGCTAAAATCAGCAATACCACAAGCGCACATAAGCCACGAATAAGCAT
This region of Herpetosiphon gulosus genomic DNA includes:
- a CDS encoding choice-of-anchor A family protein, with translation PTATNTPLPTATNTPLPTATNTPLPTATNTPLPTATNTPLPTATSTPVPTSTPVPGNQCVPQGLGTAGDFNVFTFGNITQSNTDIEGRAAAGGNINFQNFGVGVRLTNSNGARDDLVAGGSLTYTNGSVYNGNVVYGTTKSLNGVSVLNGTVRQDQPINFANEQSLLRNRSQAWGALSANAPTVYEYGAVKLTGTNPTLNIFTVDGAQLNNANGLNINVPASSSVLINITGTNNRMQNFETFLTNVDQTKIVYNFYQATSFSLSGIGIKGTILAPFADVSFSNGQINGTLIGNSLIGGGESHHYPFNGCLPAIPANKSVER
- a CDS encoding transcriptional regulator — its product is MDKHIKTIAQLNRLVHEPVRLQVMSYLATVDEADFLYLMNELELTQGNLGSHMSKLEAEGYISVTKEFVARRPRTSYRLTSDGKVAIKQYWRLMRSIASDVND
- a CDS encoding SUMF1/EgtB/PvdO family nonheme iron enzyme; the encoded protein is MLIRGLCALVVLLILAACENSAAVSSDETPVTVAPTAEQTATPAATPTMAAGTTRIDAAGVAQVWVPAGCFLMGTDPATVTEMPPAWARGALASEQPQHEVCLSQGYWIDQYEVSNADYQKFIDAGGYDQEQYWSANGWRWRKSMRNIPVECPDQQPNFPRVCITWYEAEAYSHWRGGRLPTEAEWEYAARGPESRIYPWGDSFDPAKANVLDSTGLVAVGSYPAGVSWVGAHDMAGNAMEWVQDWLDIGYYEDRVRNDPQGPAEGTRKVEKGGWWGSNTFVARSAYRHFEDLPTYEDHHIGVRVVTP